The following proteins are encoded in a genomic region of Methylobacterium tardum:
- a CDS encoding amidase family protein, producing MFLGLPASRGRLRVSGALLGAVWLTVPASAQATDPQDQLALRDVVRAAYIRAGQPKTDAEIDALTVSARPLMTFNPRAATEADIVGLVGRLGFTDASLPKSPAPVALMRTLSSDSLPAYGGVDLTGRTAVDLAGMLQRGETTSREIVLQYMYKIQQLDHAGPALRSVEQINPDILALADQADAQRMEAQRQGRTLPPLFGVPVLLKMNIGTADDLRTTAGSAALIGSGPAADATLVIGMREQGLLIMGKANMGQWAGLSSNNRSDTGGQTISPVDPSIAVAGSSSGPSIAAAMRFAPLTVGSQTSDSIIYPAQQQGLYALKPTAGLISTTGIAPYSRQIDTAGPMGNSIHDLALVLNGMVKLDTTDTRSKDFVRPADYNAGLTGDLTGLKVGIYSATSTEDPQRPAQFDSLVGGMLTAAHAAVVSLDRALASTRRSRRRSWQCRTTISSSS from the coding sequence ATGTTCCTTGGCCTGCCCGCATCACGGGGGCGACTGCGCGTTTCCGGGGCCCTTCTCGGCGCCGTCTGGCTGACCGTGCCAGCCTCCGCGCAGGCAACCGATCCCCAGGACCAGCTCGCCCTGCGTGACGTCGTCCGCGCTGCCTATATCCGCGCCGGCCAGCCGAAGACCGACGCAGAGATCGATGCCTTAACGGTCTCCGCCCGGCCGCTGATGACCTTCAATCCGCGCGCCGCGACGGAAGCCGACATCGTCGGTCTCGTGGGCCGGCTCGGGTTCACGGATGCTTCGCTGCCGAAGTCGCCGGCCCCCGTCGCGCTGATGCGAACCCTCTCGAGCGATTCGCTGCCCGCTTACGGCGGCGTCGACCTGACCGGACGGACGGCCGTGGACCTTGCCGGCATGCTGCAACGGGGCGAGACGACGTCGCGCGAGATCGTGTTGCAGTACATGTACAAGATCCAGCAACTCGACCATGCGGGCCCGGCCTTGCGGTCCGTCGAGCAGATCAATCCGGATATCCTGGCGCTCGCCGATCAGGCGGACGCGCAGCGGATGGAGGCGCAGCGCCAGGGCCGGACGCTGCCGCCGCTCTTCGGCGTGCCCGTGCTGCTCAAGATGAATATCGGCACCGCCGACGATCTACGCACCACCGCGGGCTCGGCCGCCCTGATCGGATCCGGTCCAGCCGCCGACGCGACACTCGTGATCGGGATGCGGGAGCAGGGCCTGCTCATTATGGGCAAGGCCAATATGGGCCAGTGGGCCGGGTTATCGAGCAACAATCGCAGCGACACGGGCGGCCAGACGATCAGCCCGGTCGATCCGTCGATCGCGGTGGCCGGATCCAGCAGCGGGCCGAGCATCGCGGCCGCCATGCGCTTCGCGCCGCTCACCGTCGGATCACAAACCTCCGACTCGATCATCTATCCAGCCCAGCAGCAGGGTCTCTACGCCCTCAAACCGACTGCGGGCCTGATCAGCACGACCGGCATCGCACCCTATTCCCGGCAGATCGACACGGCCGGCCCCATGGGCAACAGCATCCATGACCTCGCCCTCGTCCTCAACGGGATGGTCAAGCTCGACACGACCGACACGCGCAGCAAGGACTTCGTCCGGCCTGCCGACTACAATGCCGGCCTGACCGGTGACCTGACCGGCCTGAAGGTCGGCATCTACAGCGCCACGTCTACCGAGGATCCTCAGCGACCCGCGCAATTTGATTCCCTCGTCGGCGGGATGCTGACGGCCGCGCACGCCGCCGTCGTGTCGCTCGATCGCGCGCTAGCGTCGACGCGGCGGTCAAGACGGCGGTCCTGGCAATGTCGGACGACGATCTCGTCCAGTTCGTGA
- a CDS encoding autotransporter domain-containing protein — translation MSDDDLVQFVKLADSSVQIPTDPAARAAVLNDFRQSFGDGARWVEAATTGASPFYFYDAYVSISSYLASRVSSPDDYKSALVRLLGDKFSRLNVDPKVFARTIDDLVAFAQKNPGLSGDSALAFLASQKVGPSYVSIDEFNRAYANWIRISTALMSNVRNVLGIDAVVGFLGTDDDTNDGLGLFSFSTEQTSTSPQLNVPFQVGGAQANILIDANPYQEQTLLRIGQALQQQLGSDAFRQYQAVAPNPPATGYGNDQPDDSGPLLPLVLKNLDDHGRATKAHLLTTEMAPLVLDVTGATTAPHFDGRISGNGGLIKDGAGIQLLTGTSDFTGGVFVWRGGLAVDKTEALGDPSNTVTLENKSALIAARSFVLGRPIILRDGGTLGVLAGATLTEDAVVSGNGGLSKTGLGRLSLLADNTYTGSTQILAGTVSVSREANLGQAYGAVTIGDGAALEATASFTSARPFTLQGVSGLAIDPAQTLTVSNVVSGPGILFKLGLGTLMLSGTNTFSGGVVLAGGTLSVARDANLGAARGPLAFDGGTLQVTGTAFTATTRPITWGQNGGGLDIADPANTFTLAQALSGPGSLTKLGPGTLTLAGTNTYTGPTTLAAGTLLARGGQAIGDLSAVTVAAGATLALADSETVGSLAGQGRVALGAARLTVGGDGTSTTFAGTLDGTGGLTKAGAGTLTLTAAHSFTGPATLTVGGLSLTATASLAAPVLTRPGTTLLNAGTLAGGLTNAGTALNTGAIAGGVANLGSLTTSGTIVGGLTNTGTVLASAGRIDGAIRNAAGILTISGPVVSDGTLANAAGATLAVTGTYRLSGSLTNTGIVAFAPTGSLTAPAGLSNAGSLTNAGTITGSLANAGQATNSGTITGGLTNAGTVTASAGRIDGAIRNEAGLFTVSGTVTSDGTLANAAGATLAVAGTYSLSGRLTSTGTVTVAPTGSLTARAGLGNAGSLFNSGILAGGLTNTGIVTASAGRIDGAIRNDAGTLAVTGAVASDGTLANAAGATLAVTGTYSLAGQLTNAGTVAVTDGGRFLAAGIANAGLLTVAQNASVVDDLLNTGRLVNAGSYTADAVNAAGATLVNTGTFTTVSTPFANSGTLISSGTLTGGLANTGIVQASGVLAGAVSNAPGATIAVTGPTTGITRLTNDGSVDLGRTDLAIGSLAGSTPGAVLGNGQLTVGGDGASTLYAGRIADGAMQTSLTKVGPGTLTLSGFNALSGPVRVLGGELAVTGALPNAALAIGPGSLLTGEARFGSVSLGTGATLAPGIGAGALGRISVAGNLSLAPGALYRVDATADGRADRIDVGGSATVAGATVQAVAGTGQYAPRTRYTILTAAGGVQGRFAGVSSNFAFLTPFLGYAPDVVTLTLARNDLDFSAAAQTRNQSAVAGAVQAGAVGSPLYDAVAVLSAPQARAAFAALSGDGHATLASMVFANAGLLREAVLDRLRWDTAPAARPGDLPEPAVSLWGQGLGSVGHVRTDGNAAGLSHSSAGFLLGLDARVDTPLGALRMGAVGGNLESSFASPAQVQTGALASTFGGIYGSLEAGSAVLRFGALAADDPAQLRRVVAFPGLSDSAMARLSGHSVQGFGEAGYRIGLSEAVELEPFAGGAVVSVTRERFGERGGAATLAGFGQEHTMPSATMGLRVRGATGPRRFCAGLRARDDRLPAVVRRAGHDRAAGIPGDRGTVHEPGPSARPGCAGE, via the coding sequence ATGTCGGACGACGATCTCGTCCAGTTCGTGAAGCTTGCCGATTCGTCCGTGCAGATCCCGACCGATCCGGCCGCCAGGGCCGCGGTTCTGAACGATTTCCGGCAATCCTTCGGCGACGGGGCGAGGTGGGTCGAAGCCGCGACGACCGGGGCCTCACCATTCTACTTCTACGATGCCTACGTTTCGATTTCGAGCTACCTTGCCTCTCGTGTCTCTTCGCCAGACGATTACAAGAGCGCACTTGTCCGGCTGCTCGGAGACAAGTTCTCGCGGCTTAACGTGGACCCGAAGGTTTTCGCCCGCACGATCGACGATCTCGTGGCCTTCGCCCAGAAGAACCCCGGCCTCAGTGGCGATTCGGCCCTGGCTTTCCTGGCCTCGCAGAAGGTCGGCCCCTCCTACGTCTCCATCGACGAATTCAATCGCGCCTACGCGAACTGGATCCGGATCTCGACGGCGCTGATGTCGAATGTCCGCAATGTCCTCGGTATCGATGCGGTGGTCGGCTTCCTCGGCACGGACGACGACACCAACGACGGCCTCGGCCTGTTCAGCTTCTCGACGGAACAGACGTCCACGTCGCCCCAGCTCAACGTGCCCTTTCAGGTGGGCGGGGCGCAGGCGAACATCCTCATCGACGCCAATCCCTATCAGGAGCAGACGCTGTTGAGGATCGGCCAAGCCCTCCAGCAGCAACTGGGCTCCGATGCGTTCCGGCAATACCAAGCCGTGGCGCCCAATCCCCCTGCAACCGGGTATGGCAACGATCAGCCGGACGATTCCGGGCCGCTCCTGCCGCTCGTCCTCAAGAACCTCGACGACCATGGCCGCGCCACCAAGGCCCATCTGCTGACAACCGAGATGGCGCCGCTGGTGCTCGACGTCACCGGAGCGACCACGGCGCCGCACTTCGACGGGCGCATCTCCGGCAATGGCGGCTTGATCAAGGACGGGGCCGGCATTCAGCTCCTGACCGGGACGAGCGACTTCACCGGCGGGGTCTTCGTTTGGCGGGGCGGCCTTGCCGTCGACAAGACCGAGGCGCTCGGCGACCCCAGCAACACCGTGACGCTGGAAAACAAGAGCGCGCTGATCGCCGCCCGGAGCTTCGTGCTCGGACGGCCCATCATCCTGCGCGATGGCGGTACCCTCGGGGTACTCGCCGGCGCGACGCTCACGGAAGATGCGGTCGTGTCCGGCAATGGCGGCCTGTCCAAGACGGGCCTGGGCCGATTGAGCCTTCTGGCCGACAACACCTATACGGGCAGCACACAGATCCTGGCGGGCACCGTTTCGGTATCGCGGGAGGCGAATCTCGGCCAAGCCTACGGTGCAGTCACGATCGGCGACGGCGCCGCCCTGGAGGCGACGGCGAGCTTCACGTCCGCGCGCCCATTCACCCTGCAAGGTGTCTCGGGTCTGGCCATCGACCCGGCTCAGACCCTGACGGTGTCGAACGTCGTGTCCGGTCCGGGAATTTTGTTCAAGCTCGGGCTGGGCACGCTGATGCTGAGCGGGACCAACACCTTCTCGGGCGGCGTCGTCCTGGCGGGCGGCACCCTCTCGGTCGCGCGCGACGCCAACCTCGGCGCCGCCCGCGGTCCCCTCGCCTTCGACGGCGGAACCCTCCAGGTCACCGGAACCGCCTTCACCGCCACCACCCGCCCGATCACCTGGGGCCAGAACGGCGGCGGCCTCGACATCGCCGACCCGGCCAACACCTTCACCCTCGCCCAGGCCCTCTCCGGACCCGGCAGCCTGACCAAGCTCGGCCCAGGTACCCTCACCCTGGCGGGCACCAACACCTACACCGGCCCCACCACTCTCGCGGCCGGCACTCTCCTGGCTCGGGGCGGGCAGGCCATCGGCGACCTCAGCGCGGTCACCGTCGCGGCCGGCGCCACCCTGGCGCTTGCCGACAGCGAGACCGTCGGATCCCTGGCCGGACAGGGCCGCGTCGCGCTCGGCGCCGCCCGTCTCACCGTCGGAGGGGACGGCACCTCCACCACCTTCGCCGGCACCCTCGACGGGACCGGAGGCCTGACCAAGGCCGGGGCCGGAACCCTGACGCTGACGGCCGCCCACAGCTTCACCGGCCCGGCCACCCTGACGGTCGGCGGCCTCAGCCTCACCGCCACCGCCAGCCTCGCCGCCCCGGTGCTCACCCGGCCCGGCACCACCCTGCTCAACGCCGGAACCCTGGCCGGCGGCCTCACCAATGCCGGCACCGCGCTCAACACCGGCGCGATCGCAGGCGGCGTCGCCAATCTCGGCAGCCTGACCACCTCCGGCACGATCGTGGGCGGGCTGACCAACACCGGCACCGTGCTCGCCAGCGCCGGCCGGATCGACGGCGCAATCCGCAACGCGGCCGGGATCCTGACGATTTCCGGGCCGGTCGTCAGCGACGGCACCCTAGCCAACGCCGCCGGCGCGACCCTCGCGGTCACCGGCACCTACAGACTCAGCGGGTCGCTCACCAACACCGGCATCGTCGCGTTCGCCCCGACCGGCAGCCTCACGGCGCCCGCGGGGCTGAGCAATGCCGGCAGCCTCACGAACGCCGGGACGATCACCGGTAGCCTCGCTAATGCCGGTCAGGCGACCAACAGCGGCACCATCACGGGCGGGCTAACCAACGCGGGCACGGTGACGGCCTCCGCCGGCCGCATCGACGGCGCCATCCGCAACGAGGCCGGGCTCTTTACGGTCTCCGGCACGGTGACCAGCGACGGCACCCTCGCCAACGCCGCCGGCGCGACGCTGGCGGTCGCCGGCACCTACAGTCTCAGTGGGCGGCTCACCAGCACCGGCACCGTGACGGTCGCCCCGACCGGCAGCCTCACGGCGCGCGCCGGCCTCGGCAATGCCGGCAGCCTGTTCAACAGCGGCATCCTCGCGGGCGGGCTGACCAACACCGGCATCGTCACGGCCAGCGCCGGCCGGATCGACGGCGCCATCCGCAACGACGCCGGCACCCTCGCCGTCACCGGGGCGGTGGCCAGCGACGGCACCCTCGCCAACGCCGCCGGTGCCACCCTCGCGGTCACCGGCACCTACAGCCTCGCCGGACAGCTGACCAATGCCGGCACCGTCGCGGTCACCGACGGCGGCCGATTCCTGGCGGCCGGCATCGCCAATGCCGGCCTGCTCACCGTGGCGCAGAACGCCAGCGTCGTCGACGATCTGCTCAACACCGGCCGCCTCGTCAACGCCGGCAGCTACACCGCCGATGCCGTCAACGCCGCCGGTGCAACGCTCGTCAACACTGGCACCTTCACCACCGTCTCCACGCCCTTCGCCAATTCCGGCACCCTGATCAGCTCTGGCACCCTCACGGGTGGGCTGGCCAATACCGGCATCGTCCAGGCCTCGGGCGTGCTCGCGGGCGCGGTGAGCAACGCCCCCGGCGCCACGATCGCGGTCACCGGACCGACCACCGGCATCACCCGGCTCACCAATGACGGCAGCGTCGACCTCGGCCGCACCGACCTCGCGATCGGCTCGCTGGCCGGCTCGACGCCTGGGGCTGTGCTGGGCAACGGTCAGCTCACCGTCGGCGGCGACGGCGCCTCCACCCTCTATGCCGGCCGGATCGCCGACGGCGCCATGCAGACCAGCCTGACCAAGGTCGGGCCCGGAACCCTGACCCTGTCGGGGTTCAACGCCCTGTCCGGGCCGGTCCGTGTGCTCGGCGGTGAACTCGCCGTCACTGGGGCCCTGCCCAACGCCGCCCTCGCGATCGGGCCCGGCAGCCTACTCACCGGCGAGGCCCGGTTCGGCAGCGTGAGCCTCGGCACCGGCGCGACGCTCGCCCCGGGCATCGGCGCGGGGGCGCTGGGCCGGATCAGCGTGGCCGGCAATCTCAGCCTGGCGCCGGGGGCGCTCTACCGGGTCGATGCCACCGCGGACGGACGCGCCGACCGGATCGACGTCGGCGGCAGCGCCACGGTGGCGGGTGCCACCGTCCAGGCGGTCGCCGGCACCGGTCAATATGCCCCACGCACCCGCTACACGATTCTGACCGCGGCGGGCGGCGTGCAGGGGCGGTTTGCCGGGGTGAGCAGCAACTTCGCCTTCCTGACCCCGTTCCTGGGCTACGCCCCCGACGTGGTCACGCTGACGCTGGCGCGCAATGACCTCGACTTTTCCGCCGCGGCGCAGACGCGCAACCAGAGCGCGGTGGCGGGGGCCGTGCAGGCGGGGGCGGTCGGCTCACCGCTCTACGATGCGGTGGCGGTGCTCTCGGCGCCCCAGGCGCGGGCGGCCTTCGCGGCGCTGTCGGGCGACGGGCATGCCACCCTCGCTTCGATGGTGTTCGCCAATGCCGGCCTTCTGCGCGAGGCGGTGCTCGACCGCCTGCGGTGGGACACGGCACCGGCGGCGCGGCCGGGCGACCTGCCGGAGCCGGCCGTGAGCCTGTGGGGACAGGGGCTCGGCAGCGTCGGGCACGTGCGAACGGACGGCAACGCCGCCGGGCTGTCGCATTCCAGCGCGGGTTTCCTGCTGGGCCTGGACGCGCGGGTCGACACACCGCTCGGTGCCCTGCGCATGGGCGCGGTCGGTGGCAACCTGGAGTCCAGCTTTGCCAGCCCTGCCCAGGTGCAGACCGGCGCGCTGGCCAGCACGTTCGGGGGCATCTACGGCAGCCTGGAGGCGGGATCGGCCGTGCTGCGGTTCGGTGCGCTGGCGGCGGACGATCCGGCCCAGCTCCGGCGCGTGGTCGCGTTCCCGGGCCTGTCGGACAGCGCCATGGCGCGGCTGAGTGGGCACAGCGTCCAGGGCTTCGGCGAGGCCGGCTACCGGATCGGCCTGAGCGAGGCGGTGGAGCTGGAGCCGTTCGCGGGCGGGGCGGTAGTGTCGGTCACGCGCGAGCGATTCGGAGAGCGGGGCGGGGCGGCGACGCTGGCCGGCTTCGGGCAGGAGCACACGATGCCGAGCGCCACGATGGGCTTGCGGGTGCGCGGCGCAACTGGACCGCGACGGTTCTGCGCCGGCCTTCGTGCACGGGATGATCGCCTACCGGCGGTCGTTCGGCGAGCTGGTCACGACCGTGCCGCTGGCATTCCGGGGGACCGGGGCACGGTTCACGAGCCGGGGCCTTCCGCTCGACCGGGATGCGCTGGTGAGTGA
- a CDS encoding helix-turn-helix domain-containing protein, with protein MASLAERFAREVPRSIHGNATVQRAMAYIETHLSDTTLDPPQLAAAVGVSLRRLQELFHERGRHISDYIRGRRLEVAAQRLSDPACAHLSIGMLAYGCGFSSQAHFPRRFKDRYDMNPREYRQAHRRDVQSVAFALRLSSSLAE; from the coding sequence GTGGCCAGTCTCGCCGAGCGGTTTGCACGAGAGGTGCCACGCTCAATTCACGGCAACGCCACCGTCCAGCGCGCCATGGCCTACATCGAGACTCACCTGAGTGACACGACCTTGGACCCGCCGCAACTCGCCGCCGCCGTCGGCGTATCGCTGCGCCGGCTGCAGGAGTTGTTTCACGAGCGCGGCCGGCACATCTCCGACTACATCCGGGGACGCCGTCTGGAGGTGGCAGCTCAGCGCCTGAGCGACCCAGCCTGCGCCCACCTGTCGATCGGCATGCTGGCTTACGGCTGCGGCTTCAGTAGCCAGGCGCATTTCCCCCGCCGCTTCAAAGATCGCTACGACATGAACCCGCGTGAGTACCGGCAGGCGCACAGGCGGGATGTGCAGTCGGTCGCGTTCGCTCTCCGGCTGTCGTCCTCGTTAGCTGAGTGA